Proteins found in one Halobaculum sp. MBLA0147 genomic segment:
- a CDS encoding type II CAAX prenyl endopeptidase Rce1 family protein codes for MVSLSTRPRAFLSGYGLGLSGAVAALVLSLLGVLVLQVLGLAGLEVPAAGRLVALLVLGQYVPFMGLPLLYLRVGREFSWPEVRSYFGVRLPSLMEVGVYVGGLIALFALVSGTAFLVTEVLNLTPASNNAGELAQQSPGLAPLLIVASILVIGPCEETLFRGVVQNRIREAFSAPVAITLAAALFAAIHVTALTGGLGARAVTIVILLVPSFVFGAAYEVTDNLVVPAAIHGTWNALIFTSIYLAARGAIPAGETVLLPFV; via the coding sequence ATGGTCTCCCTCTCGACTCGCCCGCGGGCGTTCCTCTCCGGGTACGGACTCGGGCTCTCGGGTGCCGTGGCGGCACTGGTGTTGAGTCTCCTCGGCGTGTTGGTGTTGCAGGTGCTCGGACTCGCCGGGTTGGAGGTTCCGGCGGCGGGTCGCCTCGTCGCACTACTCGTGTTGGGCCAGTACGTCCCGTTCATGGGTCTCCCGCTGTTGTACCTCCGCGTCGGACGCGAGTTCTCGTGGCCCGAGGTGCGGTCGTACTTCGGCGTCCGACTCCCCTCGCTGATGGAGGTGGGTGTGTACGTCGGCGGACTGATCGCGCTGTTCGCGCTCGTCTCCGGGACGGCGTTCCTCGTCACCGAGGTGCTGAACCTCACGCCCGCGAGCAACAACGCCGGGGAGTTGGCCCAGCAGTCCCCCGGACTCGCGCCGCTGTTGATCGTCGCCTCCATCCTCGTCATCGGCCCGTGTGAGGAGACGCTGTTCCGTGGGGTCGTCCAGAACCGTATCCGCGAGGCGTTCTCGGCACCGGTCGCCATCACCCTCGCCGCGGCGCTGTTCGCCGCGATCCACGTCACCGCACTCACCGGCGGACTGGGCGCTCGCGCGGTCACCATCGTGATCCTGCTGGTCCCGAGCTTCGTCTTCGGTGCCGCCTACGAGGTGACGGACAACCTCGTCGTCCCGGCCGCCATCCACGGCACCTGGAACGCGCTGATCTTCACGAGCATCTACCTCGCCGCACGCGGCGCGATCCCGGCCGGCGAGACGGTGCTGCTCCCGTTCGTGTGA
- a CDS encoding tRNA pseudouridine(54/55) synthase Pus10 has product MSDTDGADAVLDRARALLASGPLCDHCLGRPFADRSFGLGNDERGRGLRTAVALADDTDFEPADPDDCWVCEGVFTRLDELVERATDAVASFEFATYQVGSRVPGLYEENDRLLREDAGLDPEDGEPLRKELNREVGKRVGRATETDVDFDRPDVQFLIDLEADTVEADVNSAFVYGRYRKLERDVPQTEWPCSDCRGSGYTGDGPCEVCDGSGYRYEESVEQLTAPVVEDVMDGVDTAFHGAGREDVDALMLGTGRPFVIEVEEPRRRDVDAERLEGDVNAFADGTVEVDGLRLATYETVERVKELDASKRYRAQVQFGEAVAPDELAAATAELSGTTVEQYTPERVDHRRASLTRERTAYEVTGERDPEDPTRATVEIHGEGGLYVKELVSGDGGRTEPSLAGLLGVDAEVTALDVVAVRGESEPFERESFFLDDRDTTPPAETEAAEIEGAQNTDVDADDTATDEAE; this is encoded by the coding sequence ATGAGCGACACCGACGGAGCCGACGCCGTCCTCGACCGGGCGCGCGCTCTCCTCGCGTCCGGCCCGCTGTGTGACCACTGTCTCGGTCGGCCGTTCGCCGACCGCTCGTTCGGCCTGGGCAACGACGAGCGCGGCCGCGGGCTCCGCACCGCCGTCGCCCTCGCCGACGACACCGACTTCGAGCCCGCCGACCCCGACGACTGCTGGGTGTGTGAGGGCGTGTTCACCCGTCTCGACGAGTTGGTCGAGCGAGCGACGGACGCGGTCGCCAGCTTCGAGTTCGCGACTTACCAGGTCGGGAGCCGCGTCCCGGGGCTGTACGAGGAGAACGACCGCCTGCTCCGCGAGGACGCCGGACTGGACCCGGAGGACGGCGAACCGCTCCGGAAGGAACTCAACCGCGAGGTGGGCAAGCGAGTCGGCCGCGCGACGGAGACGGACGTGGACTTCGACCGCCCGGACGTGCAGTTCCTGATCGACCTCGAGGCCGACACCGTCGAGGCGGACGTGAACTCCGCGTTCGTCTACGGGCGGTACCGCAAGCTGGAACGCGACGTGCCACAGACGGAGTGGCCCTGTTCGGACTGCCGCGGCTCCGGGTACACCGGCGACGGCCCGTGTGAAGTCTGTGACGGGTCGGGGTACCGCTACGAGGAGAGCGTCGAGCAGCTCACGGCGCCGGTCGTCGAGGACGTGATGGACGGCGTCGACACCGCGTTCCACGGGGCGGGCCGTGAGGACGTGGACGCGCTGATGCTCGGCACCGGCCGCCCGTTCGTGATCGAGGTGGAGGAGCCACGCCGCCGCGACGTGGACGCGGAGCGCCTGGAGGGAGACGTGAACGCGTTCGCGGACGGTACCGTCGAGGTCGATGGACTCCGCCTCGCGACGTACGAGACGGTCGAGCGCGTGAAGGAACTCGACGCGAGCAAGCGCTACCGCGCGCAGGTGCAGTTCGGGGAGGCGGTCGCTCCCGACGAGCTCGCCGCGGCCACGGCGGAGCTGTCCGGGACGACGGTCGAGCAGTACACGCCAGAGCGGGTGGACCACCGGCGCGCGTCGCTCACCCGCGAGCGCACCGCCTACGAGGTGACCGGCGAGCGCGACCCGGAGGACCCGACCCGCGCGACCGTGGAGATTCACGGCGAAGGGGGACTGTACGTGAAGGAACTCGTCTCCGGCGACGGGGGACGCACGGAGCCGAGTCTCGCGGGACTGCTCGGCGTCGACGCCGAGGTGACCGCTCTCGACGTCGTGGCGGTGCGTGGGGAGTCGGAGCCGTTCGAGCGGGAGTCGTTCTTCCTCGACGACCGTGACACGACGCCGCCAGCCGAAACCGAGGCGGCAGAGATCGAGGGGGCCCAGAACACGGACGTGGACGCGGACGACACTGCGACGGACGAGGCCGAGTGA
- the ileS gene encoding isoleucine--tRNA ligase has translation MDDSEIPNQYAPHEVEETVGTHWAETDAYEAAKAAHEDDPSFFFVDGPPYTTGQMHLGTAWNKSLKDSVIRYKRMTGHDVTDRPGYDMHGLPIETKVEEELGFETKQDIESFGMEAFIEECRRFAEENREAMDEDFQSLGVWMDWDDPYKTITPEYMEAAWWAFAQVHDRGLVEQGKRSISQCPRCETAIANNEVEYHQVSKPSIYVKFPLADEEGSLVIWTTTPWTIVANTFVAVDADLTYQKVRAERDGDSEVLYVAADCVEEVLSRGRYEDFEVLAELSGEELAGTAYEHPLPEEVPDHVDAEGTQQVYTADYVEADRTGLVHSAPGHGEEDFERGQELGLPAFCPVGTDGVYTDEAGAYAGQFVRDANDDIVADLDDHGLLLASEDDHTVDEGQCWRCDTDIVRIVTDQWFVTVTDVKDELLANLEDSEWHPPEARDNRFRNFVENAPDWNVSRQRYWGIPLPIWVPTDEDRTAEGSYTADETLVVATREELAERVDQEIDPDEIDLHRPSVDNLTITEDGVTYERVPDVFDVWFDSSVASLGTIGYPEDEAAFEELWPADVILEAHDQTRGWFWSQLGMGTAALGQVPYEEVVMHGFARLGDGTEMSKSRGTVITPDEAIEEAGRDPLRCYLLSQEQHGDDLRFEWDGLAETQRTLNILWNVFRFPLEYMELDGYDPATASLDDGELTTVDEWVLSRLQTVEREVATAWADYHVDDALNAVLDFVTQDVSRFYVKATRERMWEDADSATKRGAYATMATVLDEVTRLLAPFAPYLTERMYQHLDGEATTVHALSYPEADETLRDSALESDVAVLRAAEEAAANARQQAERKLRWPVTEVVVESPDATVREAVERHADLFGERVNARTVTVAASYGELVDVAEAEMSELGPAFGGAAQDVMAAVNGASRDELTAEGGTLAVTVDGERYELTDEMVSFHTEAPEGVSGTRFTVSGAGPDGADVDGNVYVDTELTDDVESEGYARDVVRRVQEMRKELDLDVEERIVCAVDVADERVAGFVADHADYVAEEVRADDLRLGESLDRDPDLTEEWDVEGVAVTISVARVAAETPADD, from the coding sequence ATGGACGACAGCGAGATCCCGAACCAGTACGCCCCACACGAGGTCGAGGAGACCGTCGGGACACACTGGGCGGAGACGGACGCCTACGAGGCCGCGAAGGCGGCACACGAAGACGACCCGTCGTTCTTCTTCGTCGACGGTCCGCCGTACACCACCGGCCAGATGCACCTCGGGACGGCCTGGAACAAGTCGCTGAAGGACTCGGTGATCCGCTACAAGCGGATGACCGGCCACGACGTGACGGACCGCCCGGGGTACGACATGCACGGGCTCCCCATCGAGACGAAAGTCGAGGAGGAACTCGGCTTCGAGACCAAACAGGACATCGAGTCGTTCGGCATGGAGGCGTTCATCGAGGAGTGTCGTCGCTTCGCGGAGGAGAACCGCGAGGCGATGGACGAGGACTTCCAGTCACTCGGGGTGTGGATGGACTGGGACGACCCGTACAAGACGATCACCCCGGAGTACATGGAGGCCGCCTGGTGGGCGTTCGCGCAGGTCCACGACCGCGGACTCGTCGAACAGGGGAAACGCTCCATCAGTCAGTGTCCGCGGTGTGAGACGGCGATCGCCAACAACGAGGTGGAGTACCACCAGGTGAGCAAGCCGTCCATCTACGTGAAGTTCCCCCTCGCGGACGAAGAGGGGTCGCTGGTCATCTGGACGACGACGCCGTGGACGATCGTCGCCAACACGTTCGTCGCCGTCGACGCCGACCTCACCTACCAGAAGGTCCGCGCCGAACGCGACGGGGACAGCGAGGTGCTGTACGTCGCCGCCGACTGCGTCGAGGAGGTGCTCTCGCGGGGCCGCTACGAGGACTTCGAGGTGCTGGCGGAGCTGTCCGGCGAGGAGCTGGCCGGCACCGCCTACGAGCACCCGCTGCCGGAGGAGGTCCCCGACCACGTGGACGCCGAGGGCACCCAGCAGGTGTACACGGCCGACTACGTGGAGGCGGACCGGACCGGGCTCGTCCACTCCGCGCCCGGCCACGGGGAAGAGGACTTCGAGCGCGGCCAGGAACTCGGCCTGCCGGCGTTCTGTCCCGTCGGGACGGACGGCGTGTACACCGACGAGGCGGGCGCGTACGCCGGCCAGTTCGTCCGGGACGCGAACGACGACATCGTCGCGGACTTGGACGACCACGGCCTGCTGCTCGCCAGCGAGGACGACCACACGGTCGACGAGGGGCAGTGTTGGCGGTGTGACACGGACATCGTCCGGATCGTCACCGACCAGTGGTTCGTCACCGTCACCGACGTGAAAGACGAGCTACTGGCGAACCTGGAGGACAGCGAGTGGCACCCGCCGGAGGCACGCGACAACCGCTTCCGTAACTTCGTCGAGAACGCGCCCGACTGGAACGTCTCCCGCCAGCGCTACTGGGGGATCCCGCTGCCGATCTGGGTGCCGACGGACGAGGACCGCACCGCCGAGGGGTCGTACACCGCCGACGAGACGCTCGTCGTCGCCACGCGCGAGGAACTCGCCGAGCGCGTCGACCAGGAGATCGACCCCGACGAGATCGACCTCCACCGCCCCAGCGTGGACAACCTGACGATCACCGAGGACGGCGTCACCTACGAACGCGTGCCGGACGTGTTCGACGTGTGGTTCGACTCCTCCGTCGCCTCGTTGGGCACCATCGGCTACCCCGAAGACGAGGCCGCCTTCGAGGAGCTGTGGCCCGCGGACGTGATCTTGGAGGCCCACGACCAGACCCGCGGGTGGTTCTGGTCACAACTCGGGATGGGGACGGCCGCACTCGGACAGGTGCCCTACGAGGAGGTCGTCATGCACGGGTTCGCGCGGCTCGGCGACGGGACGGAGATGTCGAAGTCCCGGGGCACCGTCATCACCCCCGACGAGGCCATCGAGGAGGCCGGCCGCGACCCGTTGCGGTGTTACCTGCTCAGCCAGGAACAGCACGGCGACGACCTGCGGTTCGAGTGGGACGGGCTGGCGGAGACCCAGCGCACGCTGAACATCCTCTGGAACGTCTTCCGGTTCCCGCTGGAGTACATGGAGCTGGACGGCTACGACCCGGCGACGGCGTCACTCGACGACGGGGAGCTGACGACCGTCGACGAGTGGGTGTTGTCGCGGCTCCAGACCGTCGAGCGCGAGGTCGCGACGGCGTGGGCAGACTACCACGTCGACGACGCCCTGAACGCGGTGTTGGACTTCGTCACGCAGGACGTGTCGCGGTTCTACGTGAAGGCGACCCGCGAGCGGATGTGGGAGGACGCCGACTCCGCGACCAAGCGAGGCGCGTACGCCACGATGGCCACGGTGCTCGACGAGGTGACGCGGCTGCTCGCGCCGTTCGCGCCGTACCTCACCGAACGGATGTACCAGCACCTCGACGGGGAGGCGACGACCGTCCACGCACTCTCGTACCCCGAGGCCGACGAGACGCTGCGAGATTCGGCGCTGGAGTCGGACGTGGCCGTGTTGCGCGCCGCCGAGGAGGCGGCCGCGAACGCCCGCCAGCAGGCCGAGCGGAAGCTGCGCTGGCCGGTCACGGAGGTCGTCGTCGAGAGTCCGGACGCGACCGTCCGGGAGGCGGTCGAGCGACACGCCGACCTGTTCGGGGAGCGCGTCAACGCACGGACCGTCACCGTCGCCGCCTCGTACGGCGAGTTGGTCGACGTGGCAGAGGCGGAGATGAGCGAACTCGGGCCGGCGTTCGGCGGGGCGGCACAGGACGTGATGGCGGCCGTGAACGGGGCGAGTCGCGACGAGTTGACCGCCGAGGGCGGCACGCTGGCGGTGACCGTCGACGGCGAGCGGTACGAGTTGACCGACGAGATGGTGTCGTTCCACACGGAGGCCCCCGAGGGCGTCTCCGGGACGCGGTTCACCGTCTCGGGTGCGGGCCCGGACGGCGCGGACGTGGACGGCAACGTGTACGTCGACACGGAACTCACCGACGACGTGGAGTCGGAGGGGTACGCACGCGACGTCGTCCGCCGGGTCCAGGAGATGCGGAAGGAACTCGACCTCGACGTCGAGGAACGGATCGTCTGTGCGGTGGACGTGGCCGACGAGCGCGTCGCCGGCTTCGTCGCGGACCACGCCGACTACGTCGCCGAGGAGGTGCGCGCCGACGACCTGCGACTGGGTGAGTCGCTGGACCGCGACCCCGACCTCACCGAGGAGTGGGACGTGGAGGGCGTCGCCGTGACGATCTCGGTCGCGCGCGTCGCCGCCGAGACGCCGGCCGACGACTGA
- a CDS encoding class I SAM-dependent methyltransferase, which produces MFTYYFGVYHLRRRLRRIGIGVGVAAVGAAVGTLLATDVGYAVGLVVVLGGLWYAQPAAKRLFVPAPWVPDRWKYAPLARGIDFEDADRWLDLGAGTGRSLVGLGDVVPEETTVTAVDSFDDRVIRGNSPDRLRANAATAGLDPHPVVGDAGRLPIAEDSQDVVTACRLLHDLSRPAAVSALAETRRVLREGGTLGVLALPSIHDEAAADEYDGPLDYWIETLEDADFRVTESGTVERHDQTYYYLVCE; this is translated from the coding sequence GTGTTCACCTACTACTTCGGCGTCTACCACCTCCGCCGTCGCCTCCGACGGATCGGAATCGGCGTCGGGGTCGCCGCCGTCGGCGCGGCCGTCGGGACCCTCCTCGCGACGGACGTGGGGTACGCCGTCGGCCTCGTCGTCGTGCTCGGCGGTCTCTGGTACGCCCAACCCGCCGCCAAGCGGCTGTTCGTCCCCGCGCCGTGGGTGCCGGACCGCTGGAAGTACGCGCCGCTGGCCCGCGGGATCGACTTCGAGGACGCTGACCGGTGGCTGGATCTGGGTGCCGGCACGGGGCGCTCGCTGGTCGGCCTCGGCGACGTGGTGCCCGAGGAGACGACGGTGACGGCGGTCGACAGCTTCGACGACCGCGTGATCCGCGGGAACTCCCCCGACCGACTCCGCGCGAACGCCGCCACGGCGGGGCTCGACCCACACCCGGTCGTGGGTGACGCCGGTCGGCTGCCCATCGCGGAGGACTCCCAAGACGTGGTGACGGCGTGTCGACTGCTCCACGACCTCTCGCGACCGGCGGCGGTGAGCGCGCTCGCCGAGACGCGGCGGGTGCTCCGGGAGGGTGGGACGCTCGGCGTGCTCGCGCTCCCGTCGATCCACGACGAGGCGGCGGCCGACGAGTACGACGGGCCGCTGGACTACTGGATCGAGACGCTGGAGGACGCGGACTTCCGCGTGACCGAGAGTGGGACCGTCGAGCGACACGACCAGACGTACTACTACCTCGTCTGCGAGTAG
- a CDS encoding HAD-IIB family hydrolase, whose translation MSADTPLPPLALDIDGTLTDEDGRIDPRIFDPLREWPTPVVLATGKSFPYPVALTQFLGIPERVIAENGGVTLVDGAVHYEGDPDRVERATAAFRDRGGDLGWDAADTVNRWRETEVAARLTADESLLRAVADEFDLELLDTGYAYHLKAPDATKGRGLERVAAALDTDPAEWVAVGDSENDAPTFATAGRSFAVANADETARSAADEVLTEGYAAGTLAALDRLRAEFGD comes from the coding sequence GTGTCCGCAGACACACCCCTGCCGCCGCTGGCGTTGGACATCGACGGGACGTTGACCGACGAGGACGGACGGATCGACCCGCGGATCTTCGACCCGCTGCGGGAGTGGCCCACGCCGGTCGTCCTCGCGACCGGGAAGTCGTTCCCGTACCCCGTCGCCCTGACACAGTTCCTCGGGATTCCCGAACGCGTGATCGCCGAGAACGGCGGCGTCACGCTCGTCGACGGAGCAGTCCACTACGAGGGCGACCCCGACCGCGTCGAGCGGGCGACGGCGGCGTTCCGCGACCGCGGCGGCGACCTCGGGTGGGACGCGGCCGACACCGTCAACCGCTGGCGAGAGACGGAGGTGGCGGCCAGACTCACCGCCGACGAGTCGCTGCTGCGAGCCGTCGCCGACGAGTTCGACCTCGAACTGCTCGACACCGGCTACGCCTACCACCTGAAGGCACCCGACGCGACGAAGGGTCGCGGATTAGAGCGCGTCGCGGCGGCACTCGACACCGACCCCGCGGAGTGGGTCGCGGTCGGCGACAGCGAGAACGACGCGCCCACGTTCGCGACCGCGGGGCGGAGTTTCGCCGTCGCGAACGCCGACGAGACGGCCCGATCCGCGGCCGACGAGGTGCTGACGGAGGGGTACGCCGCCGGGACGCTCGCCGCACTCGACCGCCTGCGAGCGGAGTTCGGGGACTGA
- a CDS encoding aldo/keto reductase, producing the protein MQHRELGDSGVAVSEVAFGAWVVGTDWWGDRSEDEAVEMVQYALDEGVSFFDTGDVYGHGRSEELIGEALGEHRDEVTVATKVGYDFYNNPQAGHGELPKELDSEYVREAVEKSLDRLDMEYVDVLYLHNANVDEVTDELLETLYDLREDGYVDALGWALGPSIGWLAEGDRAVELDFDVVQTVFNLFEQTPGQHFLETIREEGADTSLVARVPHSSGLLNEQVTPETDLGKGDHRAHRPNEWFETGWEKLDEIRFLERDGARTMGQAAIQWLLGHEEVASVTPTFRSRADVDEWAAAPETPALSDEELSRVAELYAENFGVDRDDGMSPEQFRSSVDGEDLRAAGVLPAEAAGD; encoded by the coding sequence ATGCAACACCGAGAACTCGGCGACTCCGGCGTCGCGGTCAGCGAGGTGGCGTTCGGCGCGTGGGTCGTCGGTACCGACTGGTGGGGCGACCGCTCCGAGGACGAGGCCGTCGAGATGGTCCAGTACGCCCTCGACGAGGGTGTCTCCTTCTTCGACACGGGCGACGTGTACGGCCACGGCCGCTCCGAGGAGTTGATCGGCGAGGCGCTGGGCGAACACCGCGACGAGGTGACGGTCGCCACGAAGGTCGGCTACGACTTCTACAACAACCCGCAGGCCGGCCACGGGGAACTCCCGAAGGAGTTGGACTCCGAGTACGTCCGCGAGGCCGTCGAGAAGAGTCTCGACCGGCTGGACATGGAGTACGTCGACGTGTTGTACCTCCACAACGCGAACGTCGACGAGGTGACGGACGAACTGCTGGAGACGCTGTACGACCTGCGAGAGGACGGGTACGTCGACGCACTCGGGTGGGCGCTGGGCCCCTCCATCGGCTGGCTCGCCGAGGGTGACCGCGCGGTCGAACTCGACTTCGATGTCGTCCAGACCGTCTTCAACCTGTTCGAGCAGACCCCCGGCCAGCACTTCCTGGAGACGATCCGCGAGGAGGGCGCCGACACGAGTCTCGTCGCGCGCGTCCCCCACTCCTCGGGACTGCTCAACGAGCAGGTGACGCCGGAGACGGACCTCGGGAAGGGCGACCACCGGGCACACCGCCCGAACGAGTGGTTCGAGACGGGCTGGGAGAAGCTGGATGAGATCCGCTTCCTCGAACGCGACGGCGCCCGCACGATGGGCCAGGCCGCGATCCAGTGGCTGTTGGGTCACGAGGAGGTCGCCTCCGTCACCCCGACGTTCCGGTCGCGGGCCGACGTGGACGAGTGGGCCGCCGCGCCGGAGACGCCGGCGCTGTCCGACGAGGAGCTGTCTCGCGTGGCCGAGCTGTACGCGGAGAACTTCGGCGTCGACCGCGACGACGGGATGAGCCCCGAGCAGTTCCGGAGTTCCGTCGACGGCGAGGACCTGCGTGCGGCCGGTGTGTTGCCCGCCGAAGCCGCGGGCGACTGA
- a CDS encoding sensor histidine kinase encodes MSGRDPGRRPASPAPERLHSLYAATRELLTARTRSALCEAVLATTETVLSLPVAAVYIHEEERLVPTATTDVASGDAASAGRTPTETDRFDAYESTHPVWRGFVDGETVWVSEADGWEPTAPVDVAVPVGEHGTLLAGRVAGERADETTVELSRLLCANAAAALDRLERERRLDRLHETARELMTAGDTATVAATATDAAHEVLGLTANGVFLAASEEDRLVPVGVTAEAREAVGAEVPELDSGSVAWDVYVDGEPELHDDVRRDERVTDPQTPIRSMLVLPLGDHGVFVAASTTVGAFDEADLSLARVFAANVEAALDAADRQARLRRRESELARQNERLEEFASVVSHDLRNPLNVATGQVELAAAAAETESATDRLDAALEAHEQMETLIDDLLSLARHGRSVGETEPTEVAVLARREWPDTADAALTVADGIGTVSADPSRLRELLGNLLRNALDHAGDGVHVEVGPLQSGGFYVADDGPGIDPGDREQVFERGFTTAAEGTGYGLAIVADVAAAHGWTVEVTDSESGGARFEVRTDPELE; translated from the coding sequence GTGTCTGGTCGTGACCCCGGTCGACGACCCGCGAGTCCCGCTCCGGAGCGGCTGCACTCGCTGTACGCGGCCACACGCGAGTTGTTGACGGCTCGCACGCGGTCGGCGTTGTGCGAGGCAGTGCTCGCCACGACGGAGACGGTGCTGTCACTGCCGGTCGCCGCGGTGTACATCCACGAGGAGGAGCGTCTCGTCCCGACGGCGACGACGGACGTGGCGTCCGGAGACGCGGCGTCGGCCGGTAGGACACCGACGGAGACGGACCGGTTCGACGCCTACGAGTCGACACACCCGGTGTGGCGCGGGTTCGTAGACGGCGAGACAGTCTGGGTGTCGGAGGCGGACGGGTGGGAGCCGACCGCGCCGGTGGACGTGGCGGTGCCGGTCGGCGAGCACGGGACGCTCCTCGCCGGTCGCGTCGCCGGCGAGCGGGCCGACGAGACGACGGTGGAGCTGTCGCGACTGCTGTGTGCGAACGCCGCCGCGGCGCTCGACAGACTCGAGCGCGAGCGACGACTCGACCGCCTCCACGAGACCGCCCGGGAGTTGATGACCGCCGGCGACACGGCGACGGTCGCCGCCACGGCGACGGACGCGGCTCACGAGGTGTTGGGACTCACCGCCAACGGGGTGTTCCTGGCGGCCTCCGAGGAGGACCGGCTCGTCCCCGTGGGCGTCACCGCCGAGGCGCGGGAGGCGGTCGGCGCCGAGGTGCCGGAGTTGGACTCCGGCAGCGTCGCGTGGGACGTGTACGTCGACGGTGAGCCGGAGCTCCACGACGACGTGCGCCGCGACGAGCGCGTCACGGACCCGCAGACGCCGATCCGGAGTATGCTCGTCTTGCCGCTGGGCGACCACGGTGTCTTCGTCGCCGCCTCGACGACGGTCGGAGCGTTCGACGAGGCGGACCTCTCGCTGGCGCGGGTGTTCGCGGCCAACGTCGAGGCGGCGCTGGACGCCGCCGACAGACAGGCGCGACTCCGTCGTCGCGAGTCGGAACTCGCCCGGCAGAACGAGCGGCTGGAGGAGTTCGCCTCCGTCGTCTCGCACGACCTCCGGAACCCGTTGAACGTCGCCACCGGGCAGGTGGAGTTGGCCGCTGCCGCCGCCGAGACGGAGTCCGCGACCGACCGACTCGACGCCGCCCTGGAGGCCCACGAGCAGATGGAGACGCTGATCGACGACCTCCTCTCGCTGGCGCGACACGGTCGGTCCGTCGGCGAGACGGAGCCGACGGAGGTGGCCGTCCTCGCACGCCGCGAGTGGCCGGACACCGCCGACGCCGCGTTGACCGTCGCGGACGGGATCGGGACCGTGTCGGCGGACCCCTCGCGGCTCCGAGAGTTGCTCGGGAACCTCCTGCGGAACGCACTGGACCACGCCGGCGACGGAGTCCACGTCGAGGTGGGGCCGCTCCAGTCCGGCGGCTTCTACGTCGCCGACGACGGGCCGGGAATCGACCCGGGAGACAGAGAGCAGGTGTTCGAACGTGGGTTCACCACGGCGGCGGAGGGAACCGGCTACGGCCTCGCCATCGTCGCCGACGTGGCCGCCGCTCACGGCTGGACGGTCGAAGTGACGGACAGCGAGTCCGGTGGCGCCCGCTTCGAGGTGCGGACCGATCCCGAACTGGAGTGA